In the genome of Populus alba chromosome 11, ASM523922v2, whole genome shotgun sequence, one region contains:
- the LOC118047548 gene encoding uncharacterized protein, whose protein sequence is MVCFCFLVDQTRKVRRFKPVAGSCSRCGRGASVADMRTSTRFCYVPFYWDSWRAIICTFCGAILKSYR, encoded by the coding sequence ATGGTTTGTTTCTGTTTCTTGGTGGACCAGACAAGGAAGGTTAGAAGATTCAAGCCGGTAGCCGGGTCATGTTCAAGGTGCGGTCGTGGTGCAAGCGTCGCTGATATGAGAACTTCAACAAGATTTTGTTATGTTCCATTTTACTGGGATTCTTGGAGAGCTATTATCTGTACCTTCTGTGGAGCTATTCTCAAATCTTACAGATGA